One part of the Streptomyces sp. NBC_00286 genome encodes these proteins:
- a CDS encoding DUF6177 family protein, whose translation MTKDVIALTPKMPDIHTVLAGLLAGGPDLGINTLAEGAVVQLCSPGGRPLLSVEAPLLVQVPGEAARLLGNEVSVPEGPFWWTEARASTAVAEGEQLAGSFAGRLAAVLGGTVWPPRAAHTHVVPLTPETATAAPSPDAAPPAVDALTDQAAVVIQDRPLIAMTSWLADALPTRTALHGHPNRWVIQDPDHGYYDGLSGAQLHWQDGAFAPTRDENGTASTDKAFAPASDSGERQLILSLRTRHPADQDLTLGHALETAWQHLTGTPPADWSTAEPVNLPWNTRQLTDLARSRAPQPTWLIAVGHPDRPALATLRITRTPAGVEEDITLTLGYGKDETAPLDAIAPLAETLTAQHGLTTMLTSLRTARRDLTVPPHFETPPIPVSFTLGSDAVSDIGLAHARRPPLNLTPVQLGAAAAPALHYPLGDGIDPRTWSTLQQLTQHLKQT comes from the coding sequence GTGACCAAGGACGTCATCGCCCTCACCCCGAAGATGCCCGACATCCACACCGTGCTCGCCGGGCTCCTCGCAGGTGGCCCCGACCTGGGCATCAACACCCTCGCCGAGGGAGCCGTCGTCCAGCTCTGCTCCCCGGGCGGACGCCCCCTGCTCTCCGTCGAAGCACCCCTTCTGGTCCAGGTCCCCGGCGAGGCCGCCCGTCTGCTCGGCAACGAAGTCTCCGTTCCCGAGGGCCCGTTCTGGTGGACCGAAGCCCGCGCCTCCACCGCCGTCGCAGAAGGCGAGCAACTCGCCGGCTCCTTTGCCGGACGCCTGGCCGCCGTCCTGGGCGGCACCGTCTGGCCCCCGCGGGCCGCCCACACCCACGTCGTCCCCCTCACCCCCGAAACCGCCACCGCCGCCCCCTCACCCGACGCGGCACCACCGGCCGTCGACGCTCTTACCGACCAGGCCGCGGTCGTCATCCAGGACCGCCCCCTCATCGCCATGACCAGCTGGCTGGCCGACGCCCTGCCCACCCGCACCGCCCTGCACGGCCACCCCAACCGCTGGGTCATCCAAGACCCCGACCACGGCTACTACGACGGTCTCTCCGGCGCCCAGCTCCACTGGCAAGACGGCGCCTTCGCCCCCACCCGCGACGAGAACGGCACGGCCTCCACCGACAAGGCCTTCGCCCCGGCGTCCGACAGCGGCGAACGCCAGCTGATCCTCTCCCTGCGCACCCGGCACCCCGCCGACCAAGACCTCACCCTCGGCCACGCTCTGGAAACCGCCTGGCAGCACCTCACCGGCACCCCACCCGCCGACTGGAGCACCGCCGAACCCGTCAACCTCCCCTGGAACACCCGCCAGCTGACCGACCTCGCCCGCAGCCGCGCACCCCAGCCCACCTGGCTGATCGCCGTCGGCCACCCCGACCGCCCCGCCCTCGCCACCCTCCGCATCACCCGCACCCCCGCCGGAGTCGAGGAAGACATCACCCTGACCCTCGGCTACGGCAAGGACGAGACCGCCCCCCTGGACGCGATCGCACCGCTCGCCGAGACCCTCACCGCCCAGCACGGCCTCACCACCATGCTGACCTCGCTCCGGACCGCCCGCCGCGACCTGACCGTTCCCCCGCATTTCGAGACCCCGCCCATCCCCGTCTCGTTCACGCTGGGCTCGGACGCGGTCAGCGACATCGGCCTCGCCCACGCCCGCCGCCCACCCCTCAACCTCACCCCCGTCCAACTCGGCGCCGCAGCCGCACCCGCCCTCCACTACCCACTCGGCGACGGCATCGACCCCCGCACCTGGAGCACCCTCCAACAGCTCACCCAGCACCTGAAGCAGACATAA